The proteins below are encoded in one region of Sulfolobales archaeon:
- a CDS encoding ABC transporter permease, with translation MGSLTTYIVKRSLAAIPTLIGAATLIFFLVRVLPGDPVHILAGEQTSPEIIERLRSEFGLDKPIYIQYFLYLKSIFTLDFGTSYRTYTPVISEILSRFPNTVILALSAMAISISLGIVLGIIMALRAGTILDRALLIFTSIYVSMPVFWLGLILIYIFAVQLKLLPAGGIGSPAHIVLPSIALSHTPLSYIARITRSSMLEVMSQDHVRMAVARGMPIRVIIFNHVLRNSLINVITVIGYFVGVLLGGAVVTETVFAYPGIGRLLIESIAARDYVMVQGIVIFITFIFILVNLAVDIIYRIIDPRVRL, from the coding sequence TTGGGCTCCCTCACAACATATATAGTGAAGAGGTCGCTAGCAGCTATACCAACGCTAATTGGAGCTGCAACCCTGATCTTTTTTCTTGTAAGGGTATTACCAGGGGATCCTGTTCATATACTGGCTGGTGAACAGACAAGCCCTGAGATCATTGAGAGGCTTAGATCCGAATTTGGATTAGATAAACCTATATATATTCAATATTTTCTCTATCTAAAATCTATTTTCACCCTTGATTTCGGTACCTCTTATAGGACATATACACCTGTGATCTCAGAGATACTATCTAGGTTTCCCAATACAGTTATCCTAGCATTATCAGCTATGGCTATATCGATTTCCCTAGGAATAGTTCTCGGGATAATAATGGCCCTAAGAGCTGGAACTATATTGGATAGGGCTTTACTAATATTTACAAGCATCTATGTCTCCATGCCTGTTTTCTGGCTGGGTCTTATACTCATATATATATTTGCTGTACAGCTAAAGCTATTACCCGCAGGGGGCATCGGTTCTCCGGCACATATAGTGCTACCATCAATAGCGCTTAGCCATACGCCCCTCTCCTATATAGCTAGGATTACTAGATCATCTATGTTAGAGGTAATGTCTCAGGACCATGTTAGGATGGCAGTTGCTAGGGGGATGCCTATAAGGGTTATTATATTTAATCATGTTCTGAGAAACTCACTGATAAACGTTATAACAGTTATAGGCTATTTCGTAGGCGTTCTTCTAGGGGGTGCTGTAGTTACAGAGACCGTGTTTGCCTATCCAGGGATCGGGAGGCTGTTGATCGAGTCTATTGCTGCTAGGGACTATGTAATGGTGCAGGGAATAGTAATATTTATAACATTCATATTTATACTTGTAAACCTAGCTGTAGATATTATCTATAGGATCATAGATCCTAGGGTGAGGCTGTGA
- a CDS encoding ABC transporter permease, with protein sequence MGIERYGIYLPHLSRIYRFIARDKFLLAFFIVLVSIVIMSALADLIAPSDPYRINLAEKLSPPSLSHIMGTDQLGRDLFSRILYGGRYTLMLSAASIALALLIGLAVGTISGYYRGWLDLVVQRIVDILMAFPTIVLAIALATFIGSKPETLVIAVGIAESPFMVRVIRSAVLGIREMPYIEAVKLMGYSDLYVIARHVIPNIVYVIIPQTTLQMGSAILTIAALGFLGIGIKPPTPEWGSMLNEARTYLMDHPHLLVFPGLMIFLAIVSFNIIGEGLRNILDPKARVTYNIIGVRTGSIFRKPSGDRHGG encoded by the coding sequence ATGGGTATAGAACGGTATGGAATATATCTCCCACATCTATCGAGGATCTATAGGTTTATAGCTAGAGATAAATTCCTCTTGGCCTTCTTCATAGTATTGGTTTCTATAGTTATTATGTCAGCATTGGCAGACCTGATAGCTCCCAGCGATCCCTATAGGATCAACTTAGCTGAAAAGCTGAGTCCGCCCTCGCTTAGCCATATAATGGGGACAGACCAGCTTGGTAGGGATCTCTTCAGCAGAATTCTATATGGGGGGAGATATACCCTTATGCTTAGTGCCGCATCCATAGCATTAGCGCTCCTCATAGGCTTGGCTGTGGGAACGATCTCTGGTTATTATAGGGGGTGGTTAGATCTTGTAGTACAAAGGATCGTGGATATCCTAATGGCTTTTCCAACAATAGTCTTGGCTATAGCCCTAGCCACATTTATAGGTTCAAAACCTGAAACACTTGTAATAGCTGTTGGCATAGCGGAATCCCCCTTCATGGTGAGGGTTATAAGGAGCGCGGTGCTGGGTATAAGGGAGATGCCATATATAGAAGCTGTTAAGCTTATGGGCTACAGCGATCTATATGTGATCGCTAGACATGTGATACCAAATATAGTTTACGTAATAATACCCCAGACAACATTGCAGATGGGGTCGGCTATCCTAACTATTGCAGCCCTTGGTTTTCTAGGTATAGGGATAAAGCCTCCAACCCCTGAATGGGGATCAATGCTTAATGAGGCGAGAACCTATTTAATGGATCATCCACATCTACTAGTGTTTCCAGGCCTCATGATATTTCTAGCTATAGTTAGCTTCAATATAATTGGGGAGGGATTAAGAAACATTTTAGATCCTAAGGCAAGGGTTACATACAATATCATTGGAGTAAGAACTGGCTCTATATTTAGAAAGCCTAGTGGTGATAGGCATGGAGGGTAA
- a CDS encoding ABC transporter substrate-binding protein: MVSQQRLIGVIIAIIILVGIIAFIAFMPRAPIQEAPKVTTPVTIPTMATTPVREQVTAITTPQYATPTTPTSSRDVLRVAIGTDLDTLDPHDQTTNLVENVIMHVCDRLFDRDVNGNLVPMLATKLDVSSDGLTYTIYLRQGVKFHNGEILTADTVKLNFDRIFNASAKKRLSAYLPNIQSYRVINDTVFEIKLSKPFAPFAMSLSLVYILAREAIEKYGDILSKDPRGLICTGPFRMVEWVKGTRVVLERFDGYWGGVVPLKRIIFYIVPEESTREAMLLAGDVDLVFWPPLASLPRLNQTQGIKIIQYPTYRYVMLNFNFDYPAFQDKRVRQALNYAIDKEAIVSRIFYGTATIVKSPWQIGMFGYSEVGYYKYDPQKAKQLLEEAGFTPGPDGILIHPQYGKFSIKMVHMKGRFPGDVELAQAIQGYLRSIGIDVELVTGDWPWYINTIYSSPSDKAKNGYYLFQRSWGPNIPDPYYTIYFLYSCEMWVGPDKTQHKGINLTSAGRNIGYYCNREFESLLKSYITEVDEAKRLELARAMARILWDDAPAVFLFQLNIFVAAKSNLEGLVFVPGEQIYLAKAYFR, translated from the coding sequence GTGGTATCTCAGCAAAGATTAATAGGTGTTATAATAGCAATAATAATACTAGTAGGCATTATAGCCTTCATAGCATTCATGCCTAGAGCGCCTATACAGGAGGCTCCTAAGGTTACAACCCCTGTTACAATTCCCACCATGGCGACAACACCGGTTAGAGAGCAGGTCACAGCTATAACTACGCCACAATATGCAACCCCTACAACTCCAACTTCGTCTAGAGATGTTCTTAGGGTTGCTATAGGCACGGATCTAGATACCCTCGATCCTCATGATCAGACAACGAATCTTGTGGAAAATGTGATAATGCATGTATGCGATAGACTATTCGATAGAGATGTTAATGGGAATCTAGTCCCAATGCTTGCAACGAAGCTGGATGTTTCAAGTGATGGGCTAACCTATACAATCTATCTCAGGCAGGGGGTGAAATTCCATAACGGGGAGATCCTAACAGCTGATACTGTTAAGCTGAACTTTGACAGGATCTTCAATGCTTCAGCTAAGAAGAGGCTGTCAGCATATTTACCCAATATACAATCATATAGAGTGATCAACGACACAGTGTTTGAGATAAAGCTTTCGAAACCCTTTGCACCCTTTGCGATGTCCCTCTCCCTAGTATATATCCTTGCTAGAGAGGCTATAGAGAAATATGGAGATATCCTATCAAAAGATCCTAGAGGTCTGATCTGCACAGGGCCATTCAGGATGGTTGAGTGGGTTAAGGGTACGAGGGTTGTTCTAGAGAGGTTTGATGGCTATTGGGGAGGTGTTGTCCCTCTCAAGAGGATTATCTTCTATATAGTGCCTGAAGAATCCACTAGAGAGGCTATGTTATTAGCTGGCGATGTAGATCTGGTTTTCTGGCCTCCTCTAGCATCTCTGCCCAGGCTTAACCAGACCCAGGGGATAAAGATCATTCAGTACCCCACATATAGGTATGTCATGCTGAACTTTAACTTCGACTACCCAGCTTTCCAGGATAAGAGGGTGAGGCAGGCTCTGAACTATGCTATAGATAAGGAGGCAATTGTGTCTAGAATTTTCTATGGTACTGCTACAATTGTTAAGAGCCCATGGCAGATAGGGATGTTCGGCTATAGTGAGGTGGGCTATTATAAATACGATCCCCAGAAGGCTAAGCAGCTCTTGGAAGAAGCCGGATTTACCCCAGGGCCTGATGGGATCCTTATACACCCCCAGTATGGTAAGTTCTCTATAAAAATGGTTCATATGAAGGGAAGATTCCCTGGTGATGTGGAGCTGGCACAGGCTATTCAGGGGTATCTGAGAAGCATAGGGATCGATGTAGAGCTTGTAACAGGTGATTGGCCCTGGTACATCAATACCATATACAGCTCTCCCTCTGACAAGGCTAAGAATGGATACTACCTGTTCCAGAGAAGCTGGGGACCCAACATACCTGATCCATACTATACGATCTACTTCCTATATAGCTGTGAAATGTGGGTTGGGCCTGATAAGACACAGCATAAGGGTATAAACCTAACCTCTGCTGGAAGAAATATAGGGTATTACTGTAATAGAGAGTTTGAGAGTCTCTTGAAATCCTATATCACAGAAGTAGATGAGGCTAAGAGGCTGGAGCTGGCCAGGGCTATGGCGAGGATTCTATGGGATGACGCGCCAGCTGTATTCCTATTCCAGCTAAATATATTTGTAGCAGCTAAGTCAAACCTAGAGGGGCTTGTCTTCGTTCCTGGAGAGCAGATTTACCTAGCTAAAGCATATTTCAGGTGA
- a CDS encoding ABC transporter ATP-binding protein, which yields MEGNEYLLSIKSLTIGYLTEKGILKAVKDVDLYVGRGEGVCVVGESGSGKTTLANAILGILPPNAIVLGGSIVFEGIDLLRVDQRLRASILGVKIGLVPQNPSSSLNPILRIEDQFCEILKYRRGIKDRHRCREITEELLSKTGIRDPDRVMKQYPHQLSGGMKQRVLIAMALSTSPKLIVADEPTSMLDATIQAQILDVLSDIKRGGLSILMITHDLGVAERICERIYIMYYGEIMEFGSVDKIMSKPLHPYTKMLLEHAFLGFKSSGRKETQYRGVEDLKIYGNEDECIFSPRCPYAFNRCFVEKPKMLGDSNSGVKCFLY from the coding sequence ATGGAGGGTAATGAATATCTATTAAGCATCAAATCCCTTACAATAGGCTATTTAACTGAGAAAGGTATTTTAAAGGCTGTAAAGGATGTAGATCTCTATGTGGGAAGGGGCGAGGGTGTTTGTGTTGTAGGGGAATCAGGATCTGGAAAGACTACTCTTGCCAACGCTATATTGGGGATCCTCCCGCCTAATGCGATAGTGCTTGGAGGCTCGATAGTTTTTGAAGGTATAGATCTTTTAAGGGTGGATCAAAGACTCAGAGCCTCTATACTTGGTGTAAAAATAGGTCTAGTTCCTCAGAACCCTTCCTCCTCATTAAACCCAATACTTAGGATTGAGGATCAGTTCTGCGAGATATTGAAATATAGAAGGGGTATTAAAGATAGACATCGATGTAGAGAGATTACGGAAGAGCTTTTAAGCAAAACAGGGATCAGAGATCCCGATCGTGTGATGAAGCAGTATCCTCACCAGCTTAGCGGGGGTATGAAGCAAAGGGTTTTAATAGCAATGGCTCTATCAACTTCTCCTAAGCTTATAGTTGCTGATGAGCCAACATCAATGCTAGATGCAACTATCCAGGCACAGATATTAGATGTGCTTTCAGATATAAAGAGAGGAGGTCTATCGATCTTAATGATCACACACGATCTCGGTGTTGCGGAGCGAATATGTGAGAGGATCTATATAATGTACTATGGCGAGATCATGGAGTTTGGAAGTGTAGATAAGATTATGAGTAAGCCTCTCCATCCATATACAAAGATGCTCTTAGAACATGCATTCCTCGGATTCAAGTCAAGTGGTAGGAAGGAGACTCAGTATAGAGGTGTAGAAGATCTTAAGATCTATGGGAATGAGGACGAATGTATATTTAGCCCTAGATGCCCCTACGCCTTTAACAGATGTTTTGTTGAGAAGCCAAAGATGTTGGGAGATAGTAATAGCGGTGTTAAATGTTTTCTATATTAG
- a CDS encoding ABC transporter ATP-binding protein: MLSIMVLENVYKYYPAVETIYRKPNLYIKAVDGVSLEIREGEVLGIVGESGCGKTTLARIAAGLLKPDKGRVLFRGIDIYSSKISKELRKKIQMIYQDPEVSLDPRYSVRKTLEEALRASRRDMREILDLLRILRLPGDILDKIPQQLSGGQKQRVAIARAIAMRPELLIADEPTSALDVTTRTQILNILLDLNREYGITIVLITHDLGVAAYLSDRIAVMYLGKIVEVGKTEEVIKEPLHPYTMTLISSSPSASRLSKASLKPVGEVASLREIPHGCRFHPRCPFAMDICRREEPPYFQIDKDHISACWLHKG, from the coding sequence ATGTTATCCATAATGGTACTAGAGAATGTTTATAAATACTATCCAGCGGTAGAGACTATCTATAGAAAGCCGAATCTATATATAAAGGCTGTTGATGGTGTGAGCCTAGAGATAAGGGAGGGTGAGGTATTAGGGATAGTAGGTGAATCTGGATGTGGAAAGACTACTTTAGCGAGAATAGCTGCTGGACTCCTTAAACCTGATAAGGGTAGGGTTCTGTTTAGGGGTATAGATATATATTCAAGCAAAATTAGTAAGGAGTTAAGGAAGAAGATCCAAATGATCTATCAAGATCCTGAGGTCTCGCTAGATCCGAGATATAGTGTTAGGAAAACATTAGAGGAGGCGTTGAGGGCTTCTAGAAGGGATATGAGAGAGATCCTAGATCTATTGAGGATATTGAGACTTCCAGGCGATATATTGGATAAAATCCCGCAACAGCTCTCAGGCGGGCAGAAGCAGAGGGTTGCAATAGCAAGAGCAATAGCTATGAGGCCTGAGCTTCTAATAGCTGATGAGCCAACCTCGGCCCTTGATGTAACGACAAGAACACAGATCCTCAATATATTATTAGATCTAAATAGGGAATATGGTATAACGATCGTGTTGATAACACACGATCTCGGGGTCGCTGCTTATTTAAGCGATCGTATAGCAGTCATGTATTTGGGCAAAATAGTAGAGGTTGGGAAAACCGAAGAAGTTATTAAAGAGCCTCTCCACCCATATACCATGACATTGATCTCATCAAGTCCTTCAGCATCTAGACTATCAAAAGCCTCTCTAAAGCCCGTTGGAGAGGTAGCATCGTTGAGAGAGATTCCACATGGCTGTAGATTCCATCCGAGGTGCCCGTTTGCCATGGATATATGTAGGAGGGAGGAGCCCCCGTATTTCCAGATAGATAAGGATCATATATCGGCGTGCTGGCTACATAAGGGTTAA